A stretch of Pirellulales bacterium DNA encodes these proteins:
- a CDS encoding transglutaminase family protein, producing PRQSCHQHRLLVRPTPTSTNRRTDYFGNPVTCFSISEGHRKLSIISMSRIEVRPLGALQPAASVPWETIRDSLPVDRGVHAVNNFQFCYDSPHIPRSAELADYARTSFDAGRPILDAALELTARIHTDFSYDQQATTVHTPLGEVFAKRRGVCQDLAHVQIGCLRSLGLAARYVSGYLRTIPPPGQPRLVGADASHAWIAVFCGPLGWVDLDPTNDALVDTNHITIAWGRDYSDVCPINGVYVGGGQQVMTVSADVEPLDENDKRQSRRIDPL from the coding sequence CCACGCCAGAGTTGTCACCAACACCGCTTGCTGGTGCGGCCTACGCCCACCTCGACCAATCGTCGCACGGACTACTTCGGCAATCCGGTCACCTGTTTTTCGATCAGCGAAGGGCACCGCAAGCTGAGCATTATCTCGATGAGCCGGATCGAGGTACGCCCCTTGGGCGCCTTACAACCCGCGGCGTCGGTGCCCTGGGAGACGATACGCGACAGTCTACCTGTGGACCGCGGCGTACACGCGGTCAACAACTTTCAATTCTGCTACGATTCGCCCCACATTCCCCGCAGCGCAGAATTGGCGGATTATGCCCGCACGTCGTTCGACGCCGGTCGGCCCATCCTGGACGCGGCCCTCGAGTTGACCGCGCGCATCCACACGGATTTTTCCTACGATCAGCAGGCGACGACGGTGCATACGCCGCTGGGCGAAGTCTTTGCCAAGCGGCGCGGCGTTTGTCAGGATTTGGCGCATGTACAAATCGGCTGCCTTCGATCGCTGGGACTGGCGGCGCGCTACGTGAGCGGATATCTGAGAACGATTCCGCCCCCCGGTCAGCCGCGATTGGTTGGTGCCGATGCCTCGCACGCTTGGATTGCCGTTTTCTGCGGGCCGCTAGGATGGGTCGACCTCGATCCGACAAATGATGCTCTCGTCGATACGAATCACATCACGATTGCCTGGGGCCGGGACTACTCGGACGTGTGCCCCATCAATGGGGTCTATGTCGGCGGAGGGCAGCAAGTGATGACCGTTTCGGCCGATGTCGAGCCGCTCGACGAGAACGACAAGCGGCAATCCCGCCGCATCGACCCGCTATAG